The genomic region GCGCAGGCGGGCAGCGCCATCGGCCAGAAACTCCACGGTGATAGGAATGTAGAAAACGGGCAGGCGGGCTATTTCCGTATGCAGCGCGGGCGCCAGCAGCCGGGTGGCGTCTTTCTGCGTGGTAAAAATACAACGTCCGGGCCCGCAATGCGCGGCCACCGCCGCAATTTCCGCGGCCGTGAAGCTGTGGTGGTCAGCGAAGGCCGCGTGATGCACCACCCGGAAACCCGCCGCCGTGAGGTACTCCAGCAGCGGCCCGGGCTGGGCAATGCCCGTCAGGAGCACGATTTCCGGCCCGCCCGGGGCCGGCGGGGCCGCGCTGCCGGCCAGCGGCACCGGCGCGGCGTAGGCGTAAGTGGAAAACAGCACCGGCACCTCGGGCCGGGCGTAGCACCGGATGCGGCGCGTAATTTCCTGCTGCCGGGCATCGTTCAGGTTGGCGTCGCACTTAGTCACAATCACCACATTGGCGCGGCGGGCCCCGGCGCGGCTTTCGCGCAGGCGGCCGGCGGGCAGCACGTAGTCGTCGTAAAAAGGCCGATGCTGCTCGGTGAGCAGCACGCTGAAATCGGGCTGCACGCGGCGGTGCTGGTAGGCGTCGTCGAGCACCACCGCCCCCACC from Hymenobacter canadensis harbors:
- the lpxK gene encoding tetraacyldisaccharide 4'-kinase yields the protein MPPFLTLLLLPFSWLYASVMAVRNWLYDTGRKSSGSAWPGPVLSVGNLRVGGTGKTPHVAWLVRELLSQGQQPAILSRGYGRRTHGFRLGSVQETAETFGDEPLQHYQDFGGAVPVAVCEDRLTGLNKLFALPQVGAVVLDDAYQHRRVQPDFSVLLTEQHRPFYDDYVLPAGRLRESRAGARRANVVIVTKCDANLNDARQQEITRRIRCYARPEVPVLFSTYAYAAPVPLAGSAAPPAPGGPEIVLLTGIAQPGPLLEYLTAAGFRVVHHAAFADHHSFTAAEIAAVAAHCGPGRCIFTTQKDATRLLAPALHTEIARLPVFYIPITVEFLADGAARLRQLLSPFIQPQAVV